In a single window of the Nocardioides sp. L-11A genome:
- a CDS encoding sulfotransferase: protein MIRALAGRLRPVLPPPLRRAARAVLLAWGWLTADLRQEPDIVVVGAQRAGTTTLFRLLSEHPDLCRPTVDKGTGYFDDGYRHGRRWYRAHFPLRRTARGRRTFECSGYYLFHPLAADRLARDLPGCQVVALVRDPVARAHSAHRHESARGFENLPFADAVALEAVRTAGQAHLLVTDPGAASFAHRHHAYLQRGEYAVQLARYVTALGRERVHVVDAGALFADPVGVYVDLQRRLGLTVHRPDEVGRWNERPGDPLPPDLAAALRRRFDGPDAALAELLGRTPSWREEASCRDPRPGACDATPERPVGGVAVARQTPSPPSRRRLADAPLWRRSQRRPTTDRGTK from the coding sequence ATGATCCGTGCCCTGGCCGGCCGGCTGCGCCCGGTGCTCCCGCCGCCGCTGCGCCGTGCCGCCCGGGCCGTGCTGTTGGCCTGGGGCTGGCTGACGGCCGACCTGCGCCAGGAGCCGGACATCGTCGTCGTCGGTGCCCAGCGGGCCGGGACCACGACCCTGTTCCGGTTGCTCAGCGAGCACCCCGACCTGTGCCGGCCGACGGTGGACAAGGGCACCGGCTACTTCGACGACGGCTACCGGCACGGCCGGCGCTGGTACCGCGCGCACTTCCCACTGCGCCGGACCGCACGCGGTCGGCGTACCTTCGAGTGCAGCGGCTACTACCTCTTCCACCCGCTCGCCGCCGACCGGCTCGCCCGCGACCTGCCGGGCTGCCAGGTCGTCGCCCTGGTCCGCGATCCCGTGGCCCGCGCCCACTCCGCCCACCGCCACGAGAGCGCCCGCGGCTTCGAGAACCTGCCCTTCGCCGACGCGGTCGCGCTGGAGGCCGTGCGCACCGCCGGCCAGGCGCACCTGCTCGTCACGGACCCGGGCGCGGCCAGCTTCGCCCACCGCCACCACGCCTACCTGCAGCGGGGCGAGTACGCCGTCCAGCTCGCCCGCTACGTCACGGCCCTCGGCCGCGAGCGGGTGCACGTGGTCGACGCCGGCGCCCTGTTCGCCGATCCGGTGGGGGTCTACGTCGACCTCCAGCGGCGGCTCGGCCTGACCGTCCACCGGCCCGACGAGGTCGGGCGCTGGAACGAGCGGCCCGGCGACCCGCTGCCGCCCGACCTGGCGGCCGCTCTGCGCCGCCGCTTCGACGGTCCCGACGCCGCCCTGGCCGAGCTCCTCGGCAGGACACCCAGCTGGCGAGAGGAAGCCTCGTGCCGCGATCCGCGGCCGGGCGCCTGCGACGCGACACCCGAGCGGCCCGTCGGCGGCGTTGCCGTCGCTCGACAGACGCCCAGTCCACCTTCGCGTCGGCGCCTTGCCGACGCACCCCTCTGGCGCCGCTCGCAACGACGCCCCACCACGGATCGAGGCACGAAATGA